The proteins below come from a single Candidatus Planktophila dulcis genomic window:
- a CDS encoding metal-sulfur cluster assembly factor: MVAKIEDINEAMKDVVDPELGINVVDLGLIYDMMVDDNNIAVLNMTLTSAACPLQDVIEDQTRQALAPFTDDVKINWVWMPPWGPDKISDDGREQLRALGFTV; this comes from the coding sequence ATGGTTGCAAAGATCGAAGATATTAATGAGGCGATGAAGGATGTTGTCGACCCAGAACTTGGTATCAACGTTGTTGACCTTGGACTTATCTACGACATGATGGTCGATGACAACAATATTGCTGTCCTGAATATGACTCTCACATCTGCTGCATGCCCATTACAAGATGTGATTGAAGATCAAACACGTCAAGCTCTTGCACCTTTTACAGACGATGTGAAAATCAATTGGGTGTGGATGCCACCTTGGGGTCCCGATAAAATCTCTGATGATGGTCGCGAACAACTTCGCGCCCTCGGCTTTACAGTCTGA
- a CDS encoding ABC transporter ATP-binding protein yields MTFRSMTADPSVKSQKLKPGTIKRIITYGKPYKSHIIIFLITVVIEALLVVSTPLLLRELIDKGVLPKDTGLVTKLAFLVGLLAVVDAAFNIFGRWYSARIGEGLIYDLRSQVFAHIQRQSIAFFTRTQTGALISRINSDVMGAQQAFTGTLSGVVSNVVSLVLVVTTMLILSWQITVVSLLLLPAFLLPTKWVGKRIQALTRDSFNLNATMSSTMTERFNVSGALLVNLYGKPAKEENFFRTRARKVADIGIQTAMLNRVFFVGITSVAAVATAFAYGIGGHLAINGSITVGTLLAITALLIRLYGPLTALSNVRIDVMTALVSFERVFEVLDLQPMIVDKADAKFLRKKDLKIDFTDVAFSYPRADEISLASLESAAKPETVESGEVLRGITFSAPAGSLTAIVGPSGAGKTTMSALLPRLYDVTRGAITIDGEDIREFTVQSLRDSIGVVMQDAHLFHETISENLRYAKEDATEAEMIEACKAAQIWDLISTLPNGFDTMVGERGHRLSGGEKQRLAIARLLLKAPAIVILDEATAHLDSENESLVHEALKHALKGRTSIVIAHRLSTVMEADQILVLEKGLIVERGKHEELIARGGLYSELFARQDITTN; encoded by the coding sequence ATGACCTTTCGGTCAATGACTGCAGATCCATCTGTTAAGTCTCAGAAACTAAAGCCAGGAACAATCAAGAGAATCATTACCTACGGCAAGCCCTATAAATCTCACATCATCATATTTCTCATCACCGTAGTAATCGAAGCGCTCCTCGTCGTTTCAACCCCACTGTTGCTTCGCGAACTCATCGATAAGGGCGTCTTACCTAAAGATACGGGCCTTGTTACAAAGCTTGCTTTCCTTGTGGGACTGCTTGCTGTGGTCGATGCTGCATTTAACATCTTCGGGCGTTGGTACTCAGCAAGAATCGGCGAGGGCTTGATCTATGACCTGCGCTCACAAGTATTTGCTCATATTCAACGCCAATCAATTGCATTCTTTACTCGCACGCAAACAGGTGCGCTGATCTCTCGCATTAACTCAGATGTGATGGGTGCTCAACAAGCCTTTACTGGGACTCTGTCAGGTGTGGTGAGCAATGTGGTCTCACTCGTACTCGTTGTGACAACGATGCTGATTCTCTCTTGGCAGATCACAGTCGTATCTCTTCTACTTCTACCTGCCTTTCTTCTTCCAACTAAGTGGGTTGGAAAGCGCATTCAAGCCCTGACTCGGGATTCATTTAATCTCAACGCAACAATGTCGAGCACCATGACTGAGCGCTTCAATGTCTCTGGTGCACTACTTGTGAACCTGTATGGAAAGCCAGCAAAAGAGGAGAACTTCTTTCGCACACGTGCGCGCAAGGTTGCAGATATAGGCATTCAGACAGCAATGCTTAACAGAGTCTTCTTTGTCGGAATCACAAGTGTCGCAGCGGTTGCAACAGCCTTTGCTTATGGCATTGGGGGACACCTTGCAATCAACGGTTCCATTACGGTCGGAACTCTGCTCGCTATCACTGCACTGCTCATTCGCCTCTATGGGCCGCTGACTGCGCTCTCTAATGTTCGCATCGATGTAATGACTGCACTTGTCTCATTTGAACGCGTCTTTGAAGTACTAGACCTTCAGCCGATGATTGTTGATAAGGCTGATGCAAAGTTTTTGAGGAAGAAAGACTTGAAGATCGATTTCACCGATGTTGCCTTTAGCTATCCGCGTGCTGATGAGATTTCATTAGCATCGCTTGAATCGGCGGCAAAGCCGGAGACTGTTGAAAGCGGAGAGGTTTTGCGCGGAATTACTTTTAGCGCACCTGCAGGATCATTGACTGCAATTGTTGGCCCATCGGGCGCTGGTAAGACAACGATGAGCGCGCTACTTCCAAGGCTGTATGACGTTACACGTGGTGCAATCACCATTGATGGCGAAGATATTCGAGAGTTCACTGTGCAATCACTTCGTGACTCCATCGGTGTTGTTATGCAAGATGCACACCTGTTCCATGAAACTATCTCTGAAAACCTTCGCTATGCGAAAGAAGATGCAACTGAGGCCGAGATGATTGAAGCGTGCAAAGCAGCGCAGATTTGGGATCTTATCTCAACGCTTCCAAACGGCTTTGACACGATGGTGGGAGAACGAGGCCATCGCCTCTCTGGTGGAGAGAAGCAAAGGCTTGCAATAGCCAGGCTGCTTCTTAAAGCACCTGCCATTGTGATCTTGGATGAGGCAACTGCGCACCTTGATTCTGAGAATGAATCTCTCGTGCATGAAGCTTTAAAGCATGCTCTTAAGGGGCGAACATCGATTGTGATTGCACATCGATTGAGTACAGTGATGGAAGCTGATCAGATTTTAGTTCTTGAAAAAGGGCTGATCGTAGAGCGCGGAAAGCATGAAGAACTCATTGCTAGAGGTGGTTTGTACTCAGAGCTCTTTGCGAGACAAGACATCACGACGAATTAA
- a CDS encoding SURF1 family protein — MSNTRKKESYSLLKSLVALLLIIGCIWAAQWQYHRGVDRHARNSVIETNSSMSPVSLTSVRSNPADHEWQPVRTEGIFDSSSQILLRNRYSEGVYGFELLTRFTTPEGKSFWVDCGWVKAGASASSQPELPALPTGEVSITGRLRLDSSLPRGSFFAIPGNKADGLVSKANAQSGSSTETFYIDLLSGSDSALTPAVPAQLPELSDGPHMAYALQWLFFGGLVIYGRFLIRRDVLSRKEL; from the coding sequence TTGAGTAACACAAGAAAGAAAGAGAGTTACTCGCTCCTTAAGTCCCTCGTCGCCCTACTTCTGATTATTGGATGCATCTGGGCAGCGCAATGGCAGTATCACCGTGGTGTTGATCGACACGCACGCAATTCAGTCATCGAAACAAACTCAAGCATGAGCCCTGTCTCACTGACATCTGTGCGATCCAACCCTGCTGACCATGAATGGCAACCAGTACGAACTGAAGGCATCTTTGACTCCTCATCACAAATACTCTTGCGTAATCGCTATTCAGAAGGTGTGTATGGTTTCGAACTTCTCACGCGCTTTACTACTCCTGAAGGAAAGAGCTTCTGGGTTGATTGCGGTTGGGTGAAAGCTGGTGCCAGCGCATCTTCCCAACCCGAACTACCTGCTTTACCAACGGGTGAAGTGAGCATTACCGGAAGGCTTCGCTTAGATTCTTCTCTTCCGCGTGGATCTTTCTTTGCGATTCCTGGCAACAAAGCTGACGGACTTGTCTCAAAGGCAAATGCACAATCTGGATCTTCAACAGAGACTTTCTATATTGATTTACTGAGTGGATCAGATTCTGCTCTCACTCCTGCTGTTCCAGCGCAACTTCCTGAACTCTCCGATGGGCCACATATGGCATATGCCTTGCAGTGGCTATTCTTCGGAGGCCTTGTTATCTACGGACGATTCTTAATTCGTCGTGATGTCTTGTCTCGCAAAGAGCTCTGA
- a CDS encoding DUF3099 domain-containing protein: MAKEDDVYDITSAPKGLSTDQSARQRRYFISMMIRTACFILTVLLPSPYRWFALLGAVTLPYIAVVVANAGRETVLPGEAILKKRPRGIE, translated from the coding sequence ATGGCTAAAGAAGATGACGTTTACGACATCACTAGCGCCCCAAAAGGGTTATCTACTGACCAGTCTGCGAGACAACGTCGCTATTTCATTTCAATGATGATACGAACAGCCTGCTTCATCCTGACTGTGTTACTACCCAGTCCATATCGATGGTTCGCACTTCTCGGCGCCGTTACCTTGCCCTATATCGCAGTCGTAGTTGCAAATGCAGGGCGCGAAACAGTTCTACCAGGTGAAGCCATCTTGAAGAAGAGGCCGAGAGGAATTGAGTAA
- the fabG gene encoding 3-oxoacyl-ACP reductase FabG, with amino-acid sequence MSEPTSIALVTGGNRGIGLAIATALKAAGHRVVITYRSGTPPTGFDAVQMDVTDSASVDAAFTKIESEIGQPEIIVANAGITKDTLVLRMSDEDFESVIDANLTGAFRVAKRATKGLLKLKRGRLIFIGSVVGGVGAAGQVNYSASKSGLVGMARSFARELGSRGITANVIAPGFVETDMTAELDEKRRVDIAAQVPLGRFCSAAEIADVVAFIASPQASYITGAIIPVDGGLGMGH; translated from the coding sequence ATGAGCGAGCCGACTTCAATCGCACTTGTTACCGGTGGAAATCGCGGTATCGGTTTAGCAATCGCAACTGCTCTCAAGGCCGCAGGGCACAGAGTCGTCATTACCTATCGCAGTGGAACGCCACCGACAGGCTTTGATGCCGTGCAGATGGATGTCACTGATTCAGCAAGTGTGGATGCAGCATTTACAAAGATTGAATCTGAGATCGGACAACCTGAAATTATCGTTGCAAACGCAGGCATTACAAAAGACACTCTTGTCCTGCGTATGAGCGATGAAGATTTTGAAAGTGTGATTGATGCAAACCTCACAGGTGCATTCCGAGTTGCAAAGCGTGCAACAAAAGGTCTGCTGAAGTTAAAGCGAGGACGTCTCATATTTATTGGCTCAGTCGTTGGGGGAGTAGGCGCTGCAGGCCAAGTGAATTACTCAGCCTCTAAATCAGGTCTTGTCGGAATGGCTCGATCCTTTGCCCGTGAACTTGGAAGTCGAGGCATTACAGCCAATGTCATTGCACCGGGATTTGTCGAGACAGATATGACAGCAGAACTTGATGAGAAGCGTCGTGTAGATATTGCAGCACAAGTTCCACTTGGACGCTTCTGCTCTGCTGCAGAGATTGCAGATGTTGTGGCATTTATTGCATCCCCGCAAGCTAGCTATATCACCGGTGCCATCATTCCAGTCGATGGCGGATTAGGAATGGGTCACTAA
- the fabI gene encoding enoyl-ACP reductase FabI, producing MGILQGKNILVTGVLTDGSIAFHIAKIAQEEGANVVLTGFGRALSLTTRIAGRLPQLPPIIELDVTNQEHLDGLAEQVRKHVPHLDGVVHSIGFAPEAALGGNFLNTAWEDVATAVHVSAYSLKSLTMACRPTFKDGASVVGLDFDAQVAWPKYDWMGVAKAALESTSRYLARDLGAENVRINLVAAGPIRTMAAKSIPGFDEFEKVWNERSPLEWDVTDPVPAAKAAVALLSDWFPKTTAEIIHVDGGLHGMGA from the coding sequence ATGGGAATCCTTCAAGGTAAAAACATCCTCGTCACCGGCGTTCTCACCGATGGATCAATCGCATTTCATATTGCCAAGATTGCACAAGAGGAAGGTGCGAACGTAGTTCTTACTGGCTTTGGTCGTGCTCTGAGCTTGACCACTCGTATTGCAGGTCGCCTCCCACAACTTCCTCCGATCATCGAACTCGATGTCACCAATCAAGAGCATCTCGATGGTTTGGCTGAGCAAGTAAGAAAGCATGTCCCACATCTTGATGGTGTTGTGCACTCCATCGGCTTTGCACCTGAGGCAGCACTGGGTGGAAATTTCCTGAATACTGCATGGGAAGATGTCGCAACTGCAGTGCATGTATCTGCATACTCGCTTAAATCGTTGACAATGGCTTGCAGACCAACATTTAAAGATGGGGCATCTGTTGTCGGCCTTGATTTTGATGCACAAGTTGCCTGGCCAAAGTATGACTGGATGGGCGTTGCTAAGGCTGCTCTTGAATCCACATCACGCTATTTGGCTCGCGATCTCGGCGCTGAAAATGTTCGTATCAACTTAGTTGCAGCAGGCCCTATTCGCACCATGGCTGCAAAATCAATTCCTGGCTTTGATGAATTCGAAAAGGTGTGGAATGAACGAAGCCCACTGGAATGGGATGTCACAGATCCTGTTCCTGCAGCAAAAGCTGCCGTTGCACTCTTAAGTGATTGGTTTCCCAAGACTACGGCTGAGATCATCCATGTCGATGGTGGTCTGCACGGTATGGGCGCCTGA
- the infC gene encoding translation initiation factor IF-3 → MDTQEPNIGAEITTEPRINDRIRTPQIRLINYTGEQVGVVDIEAALAMADEIGLDLVEIAPEANPPVCKIMDFGKYKYQEAQKAREARQNQTHIVVKEVRMTPKIENHDYETKRSAVEKFLKGGDKVKITMKFRGREQTRPELGFKLLQRLAEDVKEIAFVEFAPKQEGRQMTMVLGPTKKKTEAVAEQKAARAAKVKAAEEEAAAQ, encoded by the coding sequence TTGGATACTCAAGAACCGAACATAGGAGCAGAAATCACAACAGAGCCGCGCATTAACGACCGTATCCGCACACCCCAGATTCGTCTCATCAATTACACCGGTGAACAAGTTGGAGTTGTAGATATCGAAGCAGCGCTAGCAATGGCAGATGAAATCGGACTTGATCTCGTTGAGATCGCACCCGAAGCTAATCCGCCAGTGTGCAAGATCATGGACTTCGGCAAGTACAAGTACCAGGAAGCACAGAAAGCTCGCGAAGCACGTCAGAACCAGACCCACATTGTGGTGAAGGAAGTGCGCATGACACCAAAGATCGAAAATCACGACTACGAGACAAAGCGCTCAGCAGTCGAGAAATTCCTTAAAGGTGGCGACAAGGTGAAGATCACGATGAAGTTCCGTGGCCGTGAGCAAACACGTCCAGAGCTTGGGTTCAAACTCTTGCAACGTCTTGCAGAAGATGTGAAAGAGATTGCATTCGTGGAGTTCGCTCCTAAACAAGAAGGTCGACAGATGACGATGGTCCTAGGGCCAACGAAGAAGAAGACCGAAGCGGTAGCAGAACAGAAAGCGGCGCGAGCTGCCAAAGTGAAGGCTGCTGAAGAAGAAGCAGCCGCACAATAG
- the rpmI gene encoding 50S ribosomal protein L35 gives MPKMKTHSGAKKTFRVTGTGKIMHERAGKRHLLEHKSSRVTRRLSQESSAKKTVTMTAKRMLGLK, from the coding sequence ATGCCAAAGATGAAAACCCACAGTGGTGCGAAGAAGACCTTCCGCGTCACAGGTACAGGAAAGATCATGCACGAGCGTGCAGGCAAGCGCCACCTTTTGGAGCACAAGTCATCACGCGTTACTCGTCGTTTGAGTCAAGAATCATCAGCTAAAAAGACCGTCACTATGACAGCCAAGCGCATGCTTGGTTTGAAGTAA
- the rplT gene encoding 50S ribosomal protein L20 — translation MRVKRGVHAAKKRRTTLERAAGYRGQRSRLFTKAKEQVTHSMVYAFNDRKDKKGDFRQLWIQRINAAARENGMTYNRFIQGLKASGLEVDRRVLSDIATNDPAAFKVLVDVSRKNLPAA, via the coding sequence ATGAGAGTCAAGCGCGGAGTACACGCAGCAAAGAAGCGTCGCACAACTCTTGAGCGCGCAGCCGGATATCGCGGTCAGCGTTCACGTCTTTTCACAAAGGCGAAGGAGCAAGTAACGCACTCAATGGTTTACGCCTTCAACGATCGTAAAGATAAGAAGGGCGATTTCCGTCAGCTATGGATTCAGCGTATTAACGCTGCAGCTCGCGAAAACGGAATGACCTATAACCGCTTCATCCAGGGCCTTAAGGCATCTGGGCTTGAAGTAGATCGTCGCGTTCTTTCAGATATCGCAACGAATGATCCAGCTGCATTTAAGGTTCTCGTGGATGTTTCACGCAAGAACCTTCCTGCAGCATAA
- a CDS encoding TrmH family RNA methyltransferase — protein MIESLHSPHVARVKALIGSKGARERREQGLFVAEGVQCAREALTSESGPQLKILYATENGLSKISELDLDSVEIVEVTDAVLKAMSDTVSPQGLISLCYKPEAKFADLKATGSSTFIYLHEIQDPGNAGTILRTADAMGISAVITSPDSVDMYSPKVVRATAGSLWNISVFEGVTFDRVDKQFTGIQKFLLSSHAYTSIRDISIPGDCIAIFGNEARGVDASALGVSVTEVTIPMAGRAESLNLSAAASIVMFTLSSKVAG, from the coding sequence ATGATTGAGAGCCTTCACTCGCCACATGTTGCGCGAGTGAAGGCTCTTATTGGTTCTAAGGGTGCACGCGAGCGTCGCGAACAAGGACTCTTCGTCGCAGAAGGCGTGCAATGCGCCCGTGAGGCTCTGACTTCAGAGAGCGGCCCACAACTTAAAATCCTTTACGCCACAGAAAATGGTCTTTCAAAGATTTCTGAGCTCGATTTAGATTCTGTTGAAATTGTTGAAGTAACCGATGCGGTCTTAAAGGCCATGTCTGACACAGTCTCACCGCAGGGGCTAATTTCCCTTTGCTATAAACCTGAAGCAAAGTTTGCAGATCTTAAAGCAACGGGATCATCAACCTTCATCTATCTCCATGAGATCCAAGATCCAGGAAATGCCGGAACCATCTTGCGCACAGCTGATGCAATGGGAATCTCTGCAGTGATTACCTCCCCAGATTCCGTTGATATGTATTCTCCCAAGGTAGTTCGCGCTACGGCAGGCTCTCTATGGAATATCTCTGTATTCGAGGGAGTTACATTCGACAGAGTTGATAAGCAATTTACAGGCATCCAGAAATTCCTTCTTTCATCCCATGCATACACATCAATCCGTGATATTTCCATCCCAGGTGATTGCATAGCAATTTTTGGCAATGAAGCCAGGGGAGTAGATGCATCAGCTCTCGGGGTCAGCGTTACGGAAGTGACCATTCCAATGGCTGGCCGTGCTGAAAGTCTTAACTTATCTGCCGCCGCATCTATCGTTATGTTCACCCTTTCTTCAAAGGTGGCAGGTTAG
- the pheS gene encoding phenylalanine--tRNA ligase subunit alpha, with the protein MNPADIASWISDAQKAFSAASDLDSLKAARLAHTGDKAPISLASRGLGSLSPEEKASAGKMIGDAKAEITKALAAATEKLEIARDAKVLLEEVVDITLPVQRTHRGGLHPISIIKNEISDFFIEQGYAVEEGPELESGWLNFDALNIPADHPARTMQDTFFIEPVESGVVLRTHTSPVQIRTMLTQEPPIYVICPGRTFRADELDATHSPVFHQVEGLVVDKGITMAHLKGTLDNFARHMFGPDVTTRLRPSFFPFTEPSAEVDVFFNNRWIEWGGCGMVNPKVLATCGIDTDVYTGFAFGMGLERTLMVRHGITDMHDIVEGDLRFTRQFGVGL; encoded by the coding sequence ATGAATCCGGCAGATATTGCATCGTGGATAAGCGATGCTCAGAAAGCATTCTCTGCCGCATCCGACCTCGATTCCTTAAAGGCTGCTCGCCTTGCTCATACCGGCGATAAGGCACCTATCTCGCTAGCAAGTCGTGGGCTCGGTTCCCTCTCACCTGAAGAGAAGGCTTCCGCTGGAAAAATGATCGGTGATGCCAAGGCTGAGATTACAAAAGCTCTAGCAGCAGCAACGGAGAAGTTGGAAATTGCACGCGATGCCAAAGTTCTTCTTGAAGAAGTCGTCGACATAACTCTTCCTGTTCAGCGCACACATCGCGGCGGACTACACCCGATCTCCATCATTAAGAATGAGATCTCAGATTTCTTTATCGAACAGGGTTATGCAGTGGAGGAAGGCCCAGAGCTTGAATCTGGTTGGCTTAACTTTGATGCGCTCAATATTCCAGCAGATCATCCGGCACGAACTATGCAAGATACTTTCTTTATCGAACCGGTTGAATCTGGTGTTGTACTGCGCACGCACACATCCCCAGTTCAGATTCGCACCATGTTGACCCAAGAGCCTCCGATTTATGTCATCTGTCCTGGTCGCACATTCCGTGCCGATGAACTGGATGCAACTCACAGTCCTGTGTTTCACCAGGTTGAAGGATTAGTCGTTGATAAGGGCATCACGATGGCTCACCTCAAAGGAACGCTCGATAACTTTGCTCGCCATATGTTTGGACCCGATGTCACAACTCGACTTCGACCATCCTTCTTTCCCTTTACCGAACCTAGCGCTGAGGTAGATGTATTCTTTAACAATCGCTGGATTGAATGGGGCGGCTGTGGAATGGTCAATCCAAAGGTTCTCGCAACATGCGGAATTGATACTGATGTTTACACAGGCTTTGCATTCGGCATGGGACTTGAGCGCACGCTGATGGTGCGTCATGGAATCACGGATATGCACGACATTGTTGAAGGCGATCTACGTTTCACTCGTCAGTTTGGCGTGGGCCTTTAA
- the pheT gene encoding phenylalanine--tRNA ligase subunit beta — protein MRAPLSWIKEFVEIPSSITAEKISDGLIRVGFEVEEFIRQGADLTGPLVFAKVLSIEELTEFKKPVRYVGLDCGEEETRYVICGATNFVVGDLIVAALPGAVLPGDFAIGARETYGKTSNGMICSARELGLGEDHSGIMTFAQGTVKIGEDAIAGLMINDVIFDVAVNPDRGYALSIRGIAREVAGSLGLKFTDPVDALRTLTFAETGKGVSAKIADKSTASVFYLRTLSNFDPSATTPLWMRRRIEKMGMRSISLVVDVTNYVMLELGQPLHAFDKSKIKGGLTIKRAGKAQPFTTLDGQVRQLDPDDLMVCDDAQPLALAGTMGGASSEISETTTEIALEAVRFDPICVAKNSRRHKLSSEASRRLERSVDPSLAQYASARFVQLLTENSSAQHVATVVDGEPRFSPVVKLDPAYVSRILGVEVPPAKIAEVLRTIGCDVNEKNFEVDPPAWRSDLLTPADFTEEVARMIGYDKIPSVLPPRPLHASLTPTQKRRRAVAAMLAGRGLAEVQTFPFTNQETIDSMGFVGERAATYRIANPMSEEFPLMRVHLVPGLIEVAQRNISRGAKDFAIFEMGSIFRSSQKLVPFISPDLSKRPGQKMIDEIFASVPPQAYHVAGLLVGKVENEDWQGKARAYTWQDAIAYAQDILQLCNLQWTVKRSDFAPWHPGRCAELIVDGKAVAHAGELHPRIVAKYGLPERSVAFAVGLSVLPDSELVRPTTVGTMPAALQDVALIVGADVTAAQVEAALRAGAGDLLESITLFDRYDKLGDGKISLAFSLVFRAPDRTLTGAEVTEMREAAVAAAVKATGAVLRTA, from the coding sequence ATGCGCGCACCTCTATCGTGGATCAAAGAATTTGTAGAAATTCCATCTTCAATTACTGCTGAGAAAATCTCTGATGGGCTTATCCGTGTTGGATTTGAAGTGGAAGAGTTCATCAGGCAGGGTGCAGATCTCACTGGCCCTCTTGTCTTTGCGAAGGTCTTAAGCATTGAAGAGCTCACTGAATTTAAGAAGCCTGTGCGGTATGTGGGCCTTGATTGCGGCGAAGAGGAAACTCGTTATGTGATCTGCGGAGCTACGAACTTTGTCGTGGGCGACCTGATTGTTGCCGCCCTTCCTGGTGCTGTTCTTCCTGGCGATTTCGCAATCGGAGCACGTGAGACATATGGCAAGACATCGAATGGAATGATTTGTTCTGCTCGTGAACTTGGCCTTGGGGAAGATCACTCCGGCATCATGACTTTTGCGCAAGGCACCGTGAAGATTGGTGAAGATGCAATTGCAGGTCTGATGATTAACGATGTGATTTTTGATGTTGCAGTAAACCCTGATCGTGGTTATGCCCTGAGTATTCGTGGAATCGCAAGAGAAGTAGCGGGATCATTGGGGTTGAAGTTCACAGATCCAGTTGATGCTTTGCGCACACTGACATTTGCAGAGACCGGCAAGGGAGTCAGTGCAAAGATTGCAGATAAGTCCACTGCATCTGTCTTCTATTTGCGCACACTTTCAAACTTTGATCCGTCTGCAACCACGCCGCTATGGATGCGCCGCCGAATTGAGAAGATGGGGATGCGCTCGATTTCACTTGTCGTCGATGTCACCAACTACGTGATGCTCGAGCTGGGTCAACCACTTCACGCATTTGATAAGTCAAAAATCAAAGGTGGCCTCACGATCAAGCGCGCAGGCAAGGCGCAGCCATTCACTACTCTCGATGGTCAAGTGCGCCAACTCGATCCCGATGACCTGATGGTCTGTGATGATGCGCAACCTCTAGCTCTAGCTGGAACCATGGGCGGTGCATCATCTGAAATTAGTGAGACAACAACTGAGATTGCACTTGAAGCAGTTCGCTTTGATCCGATCTGCGTGGCAAAGAATTCACGTCGCCATAAACTTTCCTCTGAGGCATCACGCCGTTTGGAGCGAAGTGTCGACCCATCTCTTGCTCAATATGCATCTGCACGTTTTGTTCAACTTTTGACGGAGAATAGTTCAGCCCAGCACGTGGCAACTGTTGTTGATGGAGAGCCTCGTTTCTCTCCCGTCGTAAAGCTTGACCCTGCTTATGTTTCTCGCATCCTTGGCGTTGAAGTACCCCCTGCCAAGATCGCTGAAGTTCTGCGCACTATTGGATGCGATGTGAATGAGAAGAACTTTGAAGTCGATCCTCCTGCCTGGCGTTCAGACCTCTTAACCCCGGCTGACTTCACAGAAGAAGTAGCTCGCATGATTGGTTATGACAAGATTCCTTCAGTTCTGCCACCTCGTCCACTGCATGCATCGCTAACTCCGACTCAGAAGCGACGTCGTGCGGTGGCTGCAATGCTTGCAGGCAGAGGACTGGCAGAAGTTCAGACATTCCCATTTACCAATCAAGAGACGATTGATTCAATGGGATTTGTTGGAGAACGTGCTGCCACCTATCGCATCGCAAACCCAATGTCAGAGGAATTCCCATTGATGCGCGTGCATCTAGTTCCGGGATTAATTGAAGTAGCACAGCGCAACATCAGCCGTGGAGCTAAAGATTTTGCCATCTTTGAAATGGGCTCGATTTTCCGTAGCTCACAAAAACTTGTTCCATTTATTTCCCCTGATTTATCCAAGAGGCCTGGACAGAAGATGATCGATGAGATCTTTGCCAGCGTCCCACCGCAGGCTTATCACGTTGCTGGTTTACTTGTTGGCAAAGTTGAAAATGAAGATTGGCAAGGTAAAGCGCGTGCCTATACATGGCAAGATGCCATTGCCTACGCACAAGATATTTTGCAACTGTGTAATCTTCAATGGACAGTCAAGCGCTCTGACTTCGCTCCATGGCATCCGGGACGATGCGCAGAACTTATTGTCGATGGAAAAGCTGTTGCCCATGCTGGTGAACTGCATCCACGTATCGTTGCTAAGTACGGTCTACCCGAGCGCTCTGTGGCCTTTGCTGTGGGTCTCAGCGTTCTTCCTGATTCAGAGCTCGTACGTCCAACAACGGTCGGCACTATGCCCGCAGCTCTTCAGGATGTTGCACTGATTGTTGGAGCAGATGTCACAGCAGCTCAAGTAGAGGCAGCCCTTCGTGCTGGCGCTGGAGATCTCCTTGAATCCATCACTCTCTTTGATCGCTATGACAAGTTAGGCGATGGCAAGATTTCACTGGCATTCTCACTCGTATTCCGAGCACCCGATCGAACCTTGACCGGGGCTGAGGTCACTGAGATGCGTGAGGCTGCGGTAGCGGCTGCCGTGAAGGCAACAGGAGCCGTACTGCGTACTGCATAA